CCGGTCCATCGGGCTGGCCACCGCGCTCAACCCGCACATCGGCTACGAACAGGCCACCGCCGTCGCCCAGGAGGCACTGACCACCGGCGCCTCGGTGCACGACCTCGTCCTGGCCAAGGGCCTGCTCACGCCGGAGCAACTCGAGCGGATCCTCCACCCGGACAACCTCGCCCGCCCGCACGCCCGGGCGAACGCGGCCACCACCTTCTGAATCCCCACCCCACACCCCTTCGCGCGGGACTGCCTCGCGCGGCCACCGAAAGGATGGACGTCCGCCATGGCAACGGCGCCCAGCGTCTCGTACTCGATGACGGTCCGACTGGAGGTTCCCGCGAGCGGGACCGCGGTCAGCCAGCTCACCACGGCCGTGGAGTCCTCGGGCGGGTCGGTGACCGGCCTCGACGTCACCGCTTCCGGGCACGAGAAGCTGCGGATCGACGTCACCGTCGCCGCGACCTCCACCGCACACGCCGACGAGATCGTGGGCAAGCTCCGCGGCATCGAGGGCGTCTCGCTGGGCAAGGTCTCCGACCGCACGTTCCTGATGCACCTCGGCGGCAAGATCGAGATGGCGTCCAAGCACCCCATTCGCAACCGCGACGACCTCTCGATGATCTACACCCCCGGCGTCGCCCGCGTCTGCATGGCCATCGCGGAGAACCCCGAGGACGCCCGCCGCCTGACCATCAAGCGCAACTCCGTCGCCGTGGTCACCGACGGCTCCGCCGTCCTCGGCCTGGGCAACATCGGCCCCAAGGCCGCCCTGCCCGTCATGGAAGGCAAAGCCGCCCTCTTCAAGCGCTTCGCCGGCATCGACGCCTGGCCCATCTGCCTCGACACCCAGGACTCCGACGAGATCGTCGCCATCGTCAAGGCCATCGCCCCCGGCTTCGCCGGCATCAACCTCGAGGACATCTCCGCCCCCCGCTGCTTCGAGATCGAAGCCCGCCTGCGCGAAGCCCTCGACATCCCCGTCTTCCACGACGACCAGCACGGCACCGCCATCGTCGTCCTCGCCTCCCTCACCAACGCCCTGCGCGTCGTCGGCAAGAACATCAGCGACGTACGCGTCGTCATGTCCGGCGCCGGCGCGGCCGGCACCGCGATCCTGAAACTCCTGATCGCGGCCGGCGTCAAGCACGCCGTCGTCGCCGACATCCACGGCGTCGTCCACGCCGCCCGCCAGGACCTCGTCGCCGCGAGCCCCGGCTCCGCGCTGCGCTGGATCGCCGACAACACCAACCCCGAAGGCGTCACCGGCACCCTCAAGGAAGCCGTGCGCGGCGCGGACGTCTTCATCGGCGTCTCCGCCCCCAACGTGCTGAACGGGGAGGATGTGGCCGCCATGGCCGAGGGCGCCATCGTCTTCGCGCTCGCCAACCCCGACCCCGAGGTCGAGCCCGGCATCGCCCGCCAGACCGCCGCCGTCGTCGCCACCGGCCGCTCCGACTTCCCCAACCAGATCAACAACGTCCTGGTCTTCCCCGGCGTCTTCCGCGGCCTGCTCGACGCCCAGTCCCGCACCGTCAACACCGACATGATGCTCGCCGCCGCCACCGCCCTCGCCAACGTCGTCACCGAGGACGAACTCAACGCGAACTACATCATCCCCAGCGTCTTCAACGACAAGGTCGCAGGCGCGGTCGCAGGCGCCGTCCGCGAGGCCGCCAAGGCCGCCGGAGCGTCTGTGACAGGCACCACGACCCTCTGAGCACGGCGCGCCACCCGGCGGGTTGCGGGCGCTTCCCCGGCGCGGCGGACCGATGATGGGAGGCATGGGGACGTCACGGCGCGTAGAGGTGCGCAGGGTCTACGACCCGGTCGAGGCGACGGACGGCAGCCGCGTGCTGGTCGACCGGATCTGGCCGCGTGGCCTGCGCAAGGACGCGGCCGCCCTCGACGAGTGGTGCAAGGACGTCGCGCCGTCCACCGACTTGCGGAAGTGGTACGGGCACGATCCCGCCCGGTTCGAGGAGTTCGGCCGCCGCTACCGCCTGGAACTGCGGGAGGAGACCCGCGCGCAGGCCCTACGGCACCTGCGCGAGGTGGCCCGGCACGGACCCCTCACGCTGCTGACCGCCACGAAGGACCGTGAGATCAGCGCGGCGGCCGTCCTGCGGGCGGAGCTGACGCGGGGGTGACGGCCGCCCCCGTCGACTCCCGGCCCGCCCACCGGCCCGTGACGTGACGCCACCCACCGGACAACGCCCGCCCACCGGTCGACAAGGAGATCCACCATGCCCGGCATCCGCCGCACCGGCCTCCGCGCCGCTCTGTCAGCCATACCGGTCTCGCTCACGGTCCTCGGCACCGCCGTCGTACCCGCGGGTGCCACCGCCCACCACCCCGGCGAGTCCCTCACCTGCCGCGGGAAGGGCGTGGATCCCGACGCTCGCGTGCGCTACAGGACGCAGACCGTGATCCACGCGCCGCTGCGCACCATCTGGAAGGCGCAGACCGACGTCGAGCGCTGGCCGTCCTGGCAGACCGCCGTCACGACCGCGGAACGCCTCGACCACGGCCCGTTCCGTCCGGGCTCCGCGTTCCGCTGGACGACGCCGGTTCCCCCCAACCCCCACACACCCGCCACCAGCCTGGACATCACCTCGACCGTCCGGCAGGTCAAGTCCGGATCCTGCATCCGCTGGACCGGCCCCGCGGTCGGCGAAGGGCTGCGCATCGACGGCGTGCACGTCTGGAGCTTCACCAGGGTCGGCCATGGCGTCCGCGTGAGCACCGAGGAGACCCACACCGGCCCTCAGGTCGACGCGAACGTCCCGGCGGCGACCGAGATCCTCCGGCAGGGCCTCGAAGCGTGGCTGCGCGATCTGAAGACCACCGCCGAGGCCCGCGCCCACGATCGGGCCTGACCGCCGCACCCCGCCGCGCCGCTGTTCTCCCGCCCCGGCATACGACGCGTACGCCGGGGCGGGGCGCGCGGACGAAGACTAGGGAATGTCCGGTTCGCGACCGATGAGCATGTCTCTCGCAATGGTCAACCACCAGGAGAGGGACGCCATGTCACTGGCCATGAGTGTCGAGGAGCGTGAGGCCTTCCTGGCCGAGGCGCGCGTCGGAGTGCTGGGAATCGAGGCGCTCGAAGGCGGCGCCCCGCTGCTGGTGCCCGTCTGGTACGCGTACGAACCCGGTGGTGAGGTCGTGGTGCTCACCGGGCGCACCTCACTGAAGGCGCGCAGGATCCAGCAGGCGGGACGGTTCAGTCTCTGCGTCCAGCACGAGATCGCGCCCTACCGCTATGTGAGCGTCGAGGGGCCGGTGACCGCCGTGGAGGACCGCGTGGACCCCGACGAGCGGTCCGCGCTGGCCCACCGCTACCTGGACGCCGAGACGGCCCCCGCCTATCTGGACTCCAACCGGGGCCAGTTGGACGACGACATCACCATCCGCATGCGTCCCGAGCGCTGGCGTACCGCGGACTTCGCCGCGTTCGCCGCGCAGTTCTCGTGACCGGGCCGCCCAGTGGCGCCGACCGGTACGACGAGAGACGGAAGGGCGGGGAACATGGTCCGGGCTGACGAGACGGGCGGGGCAAGGTGGCGGGATCGCTGCCTGCACGAACTGTTCGAGGAACAGGCCGCGCGACGGCCGGACGCCCTTGCGGCGCGGGCGGGCGACCGCGGCCTCACCTACCGTGAACTGAGCGTCCGGTCCACCGCGTTGGCGGACCGGCTGCGCACCGCCGGAGTGCGCGGAGGAGACGCGGTGGGCGTGGCCGGGACCCGTTCGCCGGAGGCGCTGGTGGCGTTCCTGGGCGCCCTCAAGGCAGGCGCCGCCTACGTACCGCTGGACGACACCCACCCCCCGGCCCGGCTCCAGGCCATGGCCGAGGACGCCGGCGTACGTGTGGCGGTCGTGCTGCCGGGCAGCACCTGCCGGTTACGCCAACTTCGGGCCCGGCTCGAACTGGACGGCGGCCCGTCCACCGCGCCCTCCACCATGCCCTCCACCACGGTCGACGGCCTCACGGCGGGAGGCGTTCCGCAGTCCGCTCCGGGAACGTCCCCCGAGGTGTCCGTCCCTCAGGGCGGACGGCCCACGGCCGGGGACGCGGCCTATGTGATGTTCACTTCCGGAACCACGGGCCGTCCCAAGCCCGTCGCGATACCGCACCGGGGAGTGGCCCGGCTCGCCCTGACCGAGCCGGCGCTGGGCCGGCCCGGCCCGGACGACCGGGTCCTGCACGCCTACGGTCTGTCCTCGGACGCCTCCACCATCGAGATCTGGTCGGCGCTGCTGGGCGGTGCGGAACTGGTGCTGGTCGACCGCGAGGTGCTGCTGAGCCCCACGGCCCTGGAGCAGGTCGTGCTGGAGCAGCAGGTGACGGTCGCCTACCTCACCACCAGTGTGTTCCACCTCATTGCCCGCACCCGGCCCGAGACGCTGCGGACGCTGCGCTACGCCTCCGCCGGTGGTGAGGCCCTCGACGCCGACCTGGTGCGCAAGGTGCGGGCGGTCTGCCCGGAAACGGTGCTGGCCAATCTGTACGGGCCCACGGAGAACAGCGTGGTCTCCACCGCGCACGTCATCGAGGACCTGCCCGCGGACGCCGTCACCGTGCCCGTCGGCCGCGCCGTCGCGTACGCCTCCGCCCACGTCGTACGACAGGACGGCACCCTCGCGGCACCCGGTGAGGAGGGTGAGCTGTGGGTGGGCGGCGACGGTCTGGCCCTGGGATATGTGGACGACCCCGACCGCACCGCCGAGCGCTTCGTCGAGGCCCCCTTCCCCACGACGGACTTCCCCACTACGGACTTTCCCGCCACGGACACTCCCCCGCCCGGCCGGTTCTACCGCACCGGTGACCGGGCGGTACGGAACGCGGACGGGCTCCTGGAGTGCCTCGGACGGACGGACCGTCAGATCAAGCTGCGCGGCCACCGGGTGGAGCTGGAGGAGGTCGAGGCCCGGCTCCGGGCCCACCCCGCCATCGCCGAGGCCGCGGTCGAGCTGGTCCGGCACCCGGAGGGCGACGGGCATCTGATCGCCCATGTCACCGGTGCGGTCGCCGGAGCCCCCGTGCCGGTGGACTCGGTACGGCGGGACCTGGCGGCGTGGCTCCCCGCCCCGGCCGTGCCCGCGCGGCTGCTGGAGTACGACCGGCTGCCGGTCGCCGTCACCGGCAAGGTGGACCGCCGCGGGCTCGTCCGGCCGCACGAGTCCCCCGCGCCCGCCGCGGCGGGCGGTCCGCTGGAGGCCGTGGCCGGGATCTGGGAACTGGCGTTGCGCACACGGCCTGCGGCGGACGACAGCTTCTTCGGCCTGGGCGGCGACTCCCTGCTGGCCGCCCACGTGGTCACCCGCACCCTCGCTGTGTTCGGCATCGCCGCCGAACACGGCAGCTCGCTGGTCCGCGGTCTGCTCGACCGCCCGACGCTGGGCGACTTCGCCCAGGCGGTACAGGAGATCCGCGACACCGGCGGCACCGGCCGGGCCACCGCATCGGGCGGCACCGTCGACTTCGCCCGTGAGGCCCGCCTCGGCTTCACCCTTCCGCCGGCACAGGGCCCCGCGCCCCGGTGGCAGCGACCCGCGCACATCCTGCTCACCGGGGCCAGCGGCTTCGTGGGCGCCTTCCTCCTCCACCGGATGCTGCACCGCACACAGGCCCGCATCCACTGCCCGGTGCGGGCCCGGGACGCCGCACACGCCCACCGCCGGGTCCGGGGCGCGCTGGAGCGCTACGGCCTGTCCACCGAGGGACTGGAACAGCGGGTGACCTGCTTCCCCGGCGACCTGACCGAACCTTCCCTGGGCCTGGCCCCCGCGCACGCCGAGGAGCTGTCCCGCACCCTCGACCTGATCGTGCACAACGGTGCCCAGGTCAACTTCCTCTACCCCTACGAGGCGCTGCGGTCAGCGAACGTCCAGGGCACCCGCGAGGTCATCGCGCTGGCCGCTCCCCGCAGGGTCCCGGTGCACTTCCTCTCCACCATCGCCGTCGTGGCCGGTTTCGGCACGGCGGGGGTACGGCACGTCCCCGAGGACCTGCCCCTCGCCCACGCCGACCGGATCACGATGGGATACGGCGAGAGCAAGTGGGTGGCCGAAGGCGTCCTGCAGGACGCCGCCGCCCAGGGCCTGCCGATGACCATCCACCGCCCGTACGAGGTCACCGGCGACCGGCACAGCGGCGTCTGCAACACCGAGACGGCGATCTGCTCCCTGTTCAAGACGATCGCCGAGACCGGTGTCGCCCCCGGCATCGAACTCCCCCTGGACTTCGTGCCGGTGGACCATGTCGCGGACGCCGTGGTGCACATCGCCACCCGCCAACGGGCGACGGGACGCGTCCTCCACCTCACCAACCCGCGTCCGGCCCGGCTGGCGGACATGCTCGACCGGATGCGGGCGGCCGGTTTCCCCGTCCGCACCCTGCCCTACGACCAGTGGGTGGGCGAGCTCGTCCGGCACGTCTCCCGGCACCCCACCGCCGCCACCGCCCCCTTCGTCTCCCTGTGCGTGGACCGCGCCAACGGGTCCGGCATCAGCGTCAAGGAGATGTACCTGGAGGGCACCTTCCCCGTCATCGGCCGGGAGAACGCCGAGGCCGCCCTGGCCGGCAGCGGGCTGGAGTGCCCCCCGGTCGACGCGCGGCTGTTCGACCTCTACCTGCACCACTTCCTGTCCACCGGATACCTGGACCGCCCGGCGACACCGCGTCACCCCGCGGCGCGAGCCGACCACGGAGGAACACCATGACCGCGACCGACGACCCGTTCGGCGACGCCTACCGCTGCGCCCACGAAAGCGGCGCCCAGCCCGGCGTCGCCCACCTCATCTACGAGATGGAGGACGGCTACATCTACGCCGAGGACGCCGTGCACTACTTCCACGGCCCCGACACCTGGCTGCCGGTCGACCGGATGGCCTGCGAGCGCGCCACGGGCCGCATCCTGGACATCGGTTGCGGACCGGGACGCCACGGCTCCGTGCTGGTCCAGTCCGGCAAGGACGTCGTCGGCATCGACACCTCACGCGGCGGAGTGGAGGTGGCACGGCTGCGTGGCGTCGAGGCACACGTGGCCTCCGTGACCGAACTCCCCGACGACCTGGGCACGTTCGACACCTTCCTGATGCTCGGCGCCAACCTGGGACTGCTCGGCGACCCGGAGCGCAGCCGCGGCACCCTGGAGGGCCTGGCCCGGCACGCCCGCCCCGGCGCCCGGCTGCTGGGCACCAACATGGCCTTCGCGGAGGAAGCCGGGGCCGACCCCCGGGCGCCGCAGGGGGTACACACCGCCCGTGCCCACCGCGGCGAGGAGTTCGTCCGCATGCGGGTACGCCACCGCACCGCCGCCACCGAGTGGTTCGACTTCCTGTTCTGCCCGCCCGACCGGCTGGAGGAGGTCACGCGCAAAACCCCGTGGACCGTGCACTCCGTCCACCGGGACGACTCCACGGCCTGGCCCACCTACCTGGCAGACCTGCGACTGGAGGGCTGAGAACCGTGCCCCGCGAAGACACCACAGCCACCACCACCGCGGCCGACGCCGCGCTGCTGGTCGACCTGGCCCTGGGCCACCTGGCGTCGGCGGCCCTGCGCACCGCCGTCGACCACCGCATCGCCGACCACCTCGCCGACGGGCCGCTCCACCCGGAGGAACTGGCCCGCCGCACCGGGACCAGCGGCACCCACCTGGGCCGCGTCCTGCGGTTCCTGGCCTCCCGCGGCGTCTTCCGCGAGGACCACGGGGGCGCCTTCCACCTCACTCCCGCGGCGGCGCAGCTGCGCACCGGCGTGCCCGGCTCCCAGCACCCCGGCATCGTCATGATCACGGACGACATGTACCGGCGGACCTCGGGCGGGCTCACGGAGACGGTACGGACCGGCGAGCCGTCCTTCCCCCGCTTCTACGGCGCCCCGTACTTCGCCTACCTGGAGTCCGACGACGCGGCCCGCGAGGTGTTCGACGCCGGGATGGCCGCCTTCTCCGCTCCCGCCGACGTGCTCGTGGCGGAGGCCTTCGACTTCCCCGGCACCGGCACCGTCGTCGATGTCGGCGGCGGCCGGGGCGGGCTGCTGCGGGAGATCCTCGAACGCCACACCGGCCTCCACGGGGTGCTCTTCGACCGTGGGGCCACCGCCGGTGACCACATCCTGGACGTCCCGTCCGTGGCGGGCCGTTGGCGTGTCGAGGCCGGTGACTTCTTCGCCGCCGTCCCCACCGGAGGCGACCTGTACGTCCTCAAGCAGATCCTGCACGACTGGGACGACGCCGACGGCCTGCGGATCCTGCGCTCCTGCCGCTCCGCCATGGGCCCCGGAAGCCGGCTGCTCGTCATCGACCCCCTCATCCCGCCGGGCAACGACCCGCACCCCGGCAAGGCCCTGGACCTGGCGATGATGACGCTGTTCGACAGCGCGGAACGCACCATCGACGAACTGGACACCCTGCTGTCCCGAGCCGGCCTGCGCCGCACCCGGATCGTCGCCACCCCGTCCCCCACGTCGATCGTCGAGGCGGTCGCCGCGTAACGGCGGGGCCCGGCCCGGAATCTTCCCGTCATGCCGGCTGCCGCACCGGCGCGGGCCGGGCCGCGGTGATCAGGAAGTAGTCGAGCATGCCGTCACGGTAGGCCCGCAGGAAGTTGCGGGGCCAGGTGCCCGGCTGCCACATGGTCGACAACCAGCGGTCCCAGCCATGCCACACCGCTGCGCCGATCGACGTGACACGGACGTCGGTCAGACCGGCCCCTTCGAGGCCACCGGTCCATTGCGGGATGCTGTGGGCGACGTCCAGGCCGGTGGCGAACGTTTCGAGCAGGGCGGCCAGCTGCTCGGGCCGGGCCGGATCCGCGTCGGGAACGAAGAAGCTGGCGACGGTGGCGCGGCCGCCGGGCTTCAGGACCCGAGCGGTCTCCTTCGCGAACGCCTCCGGATCGCGGAAGTGCTGAGCGGCTTCGACGCTGTACAGGCAGTCGAACTCGGCGTCGCCGAACGGCATGCCTTCCGCCGCGCCCTGGACGAAGCGCAGCCGGCCGGCCTGGTCGGCCGGCAGATCCGCATGGGCGCTGCGGGCCCGGTCGAGCTGCTGCGGGTGGATGTCCATCCCGGTCACCTGCGCGAAGCCGTACTCCTGGAGCGCCATGGCGCACCCCGTGCCCAGCCCGCAGCCGACCTCCACGGCGCGCAGTCCCTCGGTGGGCGCCAACGTGGCCAGCACCCGGTGGTAGAGGGCCTGCTGGCTGCGGATCCGGTCGTGCTCGGTCGGGACGCGGTCCAGGTCAATGCCGTCCCAGTGGCCGAAGTTGATGAACCCGCCGCCGAACAGGGGTGTCGCGCCGAGGTCGACCGGCCCGTACGTCTCCTGTACCGCCGGCCGCATCGGGAGCGGATCCCCTCCCGGGCGCTGCGTCATCCGAGCCTCCTTTCGGGGTGAGCGAGCCGTGGGCCGGGCCCGCTCGCCATCCCTACCCAGGGATCCTCGGACAGATGTCGGGGCTTCCCGACGCGCTCAGCCCGTCGTGAGCTGCTCGGCGCCCTGCCGAGGCCGTCAGCCCGGCCAGGTTCCGGTCAGGCGGTGCACAGCGGTGGCGCCACTACGGTCGACAGCCGCTTTGACCACT
The window above is part of the Streptomyces syringium genome. Proteins encoded here:
- a CDS encoding NAD-dependent malic enzyme — its product is MATAPSVSYSMTVRLEVPASGTAVSQLTTAVESSGGSVTGLDVTASGHEKLRIDVTVAATSTAHADEIVGKLRGIEGVSLGKVSDRTFLMHLGGKIEMASKHPIRNRDDLSMIYTPGVARVCMAIAENPEDARRLTIKRNSVAVVTDGSAVLGLGNIGPKAALPVMEGKAALFKRFAGIDAWPICLDTQDSDEIVAIVKAIAPGFAGINLEDISAPRCFEIEARLREALDIPVFHDDQHGTAIVVLASLTNALRVVGKNISDVRVVMSGAGAAGTAILKLLIAAGVKHAVVADIHGVVHAARQDLVAASPGSALRWIADNTNPEGVTGTLKEAVRGADVFIGVSAPNVLNGEDVAAMAEGAIVFALANPDPEVEPGIARQTAAVVATGRSDFPNQINNVLVFPGVFRGLLDAQSRTVNTDMMLAAATALANVVTEDELNANYIIPSVFNDKVAGAVAGAVREAAKAAGASVTGTTTL
- a CDS encoding DUF488 domain-containing protein, which encodes MGTSRRVEVRRVYDPVEATDGSRVLVDRIWPRGLRKDAAALDEWCKDVAPSTDLRKWYGHDPARFEEFGRRYRLELREETRAQALRHLREVARHGPLTLLTATKDREISAAAVLRAELTRG
- a CDS encoding SRPBCC family protein, giving the protein MPGIRRTGLRAALSAIPVSLTVLGTAVVPAGATAHHPGESLTCRGKGVDPDARVRYRTQTVIHAPLRTIWKAQTDVERWPSWQTAVTTAERLDHGPFRPGSAFRWTTPVPPNPHTPATSLDITSTVRQVKSGSCIRWTGPAVGEGLRIDGVHVWSFTRVGHGVRVSTEETHTGPQVDANVPAATEILRQGLEAWLRDLKTTAEARAHDRA
- a CDS encoding pyridoxamine 5'-phosphate oxidase family protein, translated to MSLAMSVEEREAFLAEARVGVLGIEALEGGAPLLVPVWYAYEPGGEVVVLTGRTSLKARRIQQAGRFSLCVQHEIAPYRYVSVEGPVTAVEDRVDPDERSALAHRYLDAETAPAYLDSNRGQLDDDITIRMRPERWRTADFAAFAAQFS
- a CDS encoding amino acid adenylation domain-containing protein — protein: MVRADETGGARWRDRCLHELFEEQAARRPDALAARAGDRGLTYRELSVRSTALADRLRTAGVRGGDAVGVAGTRSPEALVAFLGALKAGAAYVPLDDTHPPARLQAMAEDAGVRVAVVLPGSTCRLRQLRARLELDGGPSTAPSTMPSTTVDGLTAGGVPQSAPGTSPEVSVPQGGRPTAGDAAYVMFTSGTTGRPKPVAIPHRGVARLALTEPALGRPGPDDRVLHAYGLSSDASTIEIWSALLGGAELVLVDREVLLSPTALEQVVLEQQVTVAYLTTSVFHLIARTRPETLRTLRYASAGGEALDADLVRKVRAVCPETVLANLYGPTENSVVSTAHVIEDLPADAVTVPVGRAVAYASAHVVRQDGTLAAPGEEGELWVGGDGLALGYVDDPDRTAERFVEAPFPTTDFPTTDFPATDTPPPGRFYRTGDRAVRNADGLLECLGRTDRQIKLRGHRVELEEVEARLRAHPAIAEAAVELVRHPEGDGHLIAHVTGAVAGAPVPVDSVRRDLAAWLPAPAVPARLLEYDRLPVAVTGKVDRRGLVRPHESPAPAAAGGPLEAVAGIWELALRTRPAADDSFFGLGGDSLLAAHVVTRTLAVFGIAAEHGSSLVRGLLDRPTLGDFAQAVQEIRDTGGTGRATASGGTVDFAREARLGFTLPPAQGPAPRWQRPAHILLTGASGFVGAFLLHRMLHRTQARIHCPVRARDAAHAHRRVRGALERYGLSTEGLEQRVTCFPGDLTEPSLGLAPAHAEELSRTLDLIVHNGAQVNFLYPYEALRSANVQGTREVIALAAPRRVPVHFLSTIAVVAGFGTAGVRHVPEDLPLAHADRITMGYGESKWVAEGVLQDAAAQGLPMTIHRPYEVTGDRHSGVCNTETAICSLFKTIAETGVAPGIELPLDFVPVDHVADAVVHIATRQRATGRVLHLTNPRPARLADMLDRMRAAGFPVRTLPYDQWVGELVRHVSRHPTAATAPFVSLCVDRANGSGISVKEMYLEGTFPVIGRENAEAALAGSGLECPPVDARLFDLYLHHFLSTGYLDRPATPRHPAARADHGGTP
- a CDS encoding class I SAM-dependent methyltransferase translates to MTATDDPFGDAYRCAHESGAQPGVAHLIYEMEDGYIYAEDAVHYFHGPDTWLPVDRMACERATGRILDIGCGPGRHGSVLVQSGKDVVGIDTSRGGVEVARLRGVEAHVASVTELPDDLGTFDTFLMLGANLGLLGDPERSRGTLEGLARHARPGARLLGTNMAFAEEAGADPRAPQGVHTARAHRGEEFVRMRVRHRTAATEWFDFLFCPPDRLEEVTRKTPWTVHSVHRDDSTAWPTYLADLRLEG
- a CDS encoding methyltransferase, with amino-acid sequence MPREDTTATTTAADAALLVDLALGHLASAALRTAVDHRIADHLADGPLHPEELARRTGTSGTHLGRVLRFLASRGVFREDHGGAFHLTPAAAQLRTGVPGSQHPGIVMITDDMYRRTSGGLTETVRTGEPSFPRFYGAPYFAYLESDDAAREVFDAGMAAFSAPADVLVAEAFDFPGTGTVVDVGGGRGGLLREILERHTGLHGVLFDRGATAGDHILDVPSVAGRWRVEAGDFFAAVPTGGDLYVLKQILHDWDDADGLRILRSCRSAMGPGSRLLVIDPLIPPGNDPHPGKALDLAMMTLFDSAERTIDELDTLLSRAGLRRTRIVATPSPTSIVEAVAA
- a CDS encoding class I SAM-dependent methyltransferase, which gives rise to MTQRPGGDPLPMRPAVQETYGPVDLGATPLFGGGFINFGHWDGIDLDRVPTEHDRIRSQQALYHRVLATLAPTEGLRAVEVGCGLGTGCAMALQEYGFAQVTGMDIHPQQLDRARSAHADLPADQAGRLRFVQGAAEGMPFGDAEFDCLYSVEAAQHFRDPEAFAKETARVLKPGGRATVASFFVPDADPARPEQLAALLETFATGLDVAHSIPQWTGGLEGAGLTDVRVTSIGAAVWHGWDRWLSTMWQPGTWPRNFLRAYRDGMLDYFLITAARPAPVRQPA